A genomic region of Pseudomonas frederiksbergensis contains the following coding sequences:
- a CDS encoding vWA domain-containing protein, which produces MKNGRQGQRRTTSSGSINWPGTLLNGRPRQREDLLFHLRSRSPHELWLVIVDASASTRRHQALSDAKGLLAQLFDDAYRQRARLALLTASGAAPKWQVQGLKASASLRDWLDALGAGGGTPLLAALDEAAHWLALRQKRFPAEQQRVLLLTDGRLKDPPALVALNCPALLVDIERGPIRLGRAKALAHQLNADYRHIDTL; this is translated from the coding sequence TTGAAAAACGGCAGGCAAGGCCAGCGTCGAACCACCAGCAGCGGCTCGATCAATTGGCCCGGCACGCTGCTCAACGGCCGTCCGCGTCAGCGCGAAGATCTGCTGTTTCACCTGCGCAGTCGTTCGCCCCATGAGCTGTGGCTGGTGATTGTCGATGCCTCGGCCTCGACCCGGCGTCATCAGGCGTTGAGCGACGCCAAAGGCCTGTTGGCGCAACTGTTCGACGACGCCTATCGCCAACGTGCGCGACTGGCGCTGTTGACCGCCAGTGGCGCTGCGCCGAAGTGGCAGGTGCAAGGTCTGAAAGCCTCGGCCAGCCTGCGCGACTGGCTCGACGCGTTAGGCGCGGGCGGTGGTACGCCGCTGCTGGCTGCCCTGGATGAAGCGGCGCATTGGCTGGCGTTGCGGCAAAAGCGTTTTCCGGCAGAGCAACAACGGGTGTTGCTGCTGACCGATGGCCGCCTCAAGGATCCGCCAGCGCTGGTCGCGCTCAATTGTCCGGCGTTGCTGGTAGACATCGAGCGCGGGCCGATTCGATTGGGTCGGGCGAAAGCCCTGGCACACCAGTTGAACGCAGACTATCGGCATATCGACACACTTTAA
- a CDS encoding phospholipase D-like domain-containing protein, translating to MRVLSANSQDDFRVKAYAGTNGVLLAMDLAEPRRKGLLGFAIEKQQGSGPWEFLFNSLTFPGKAHTFPQYNATPSDSAPLQKFRWADYTVKPGVTINYRVHLAYGTPDAPQLGEALAVTVTTDNGLPAGQHVIFNRAVAASQAFSREFPELDAQLSANKNLSLDDWPAAPRQWLENGLLEEITGFIERAADGQWALDIAIYEYQLPTIIDAVNAAFGRGAKVRVLYHAKPGDTDTTMNEESLAKLPAESKRGRVTHAIFHDKFIVLSKVDGGGEYRPASILCGSTNFTDNGVYRQANVVHVLDNAAVATRYLQVFEQIWAAPTDVGATRTWLTKNNPMDPSQPLFVGFSPRTGQADLQQFVEIINAAKKDVLFVTAFALPDEILNALLGQPHDDVLRYGLQNTASRITGFHADRTADFAATALLNTGIEGWLKESMKGQKGDLLVHLKAIVVDFTTDAPTIISGSHNLSINASEGNDENFLIIRGDTDLADRYGLELLRFYEHYRFRYAAKQEDLKQVPPLAVDDSWTNDYYLDGDLRMLSRLRFSGR from the coding sequence ATGCGTGTTCTATCCGCTAACAGTCAGGACGATTTCCGCGTCAAAGCCTATGCCGGAACCAACGGCGTGTTGCTCGCCATGGACCTGGCCGAGCCCAGACGCAAAGGCCTGCTCGGTTTTGCCATCGAAAAACAACAGGGCAGCGGGCCCTGGGAGTTTCTGTTCAACAGCCTGACCTTCCCTGGTAAGGCCCACACTTTTCCTCAATACAATGCGACGCCCAGCGACAGCGCACCGTTGCAGAAATTTCGCTGGGCCGATTACACCGTCAAACCCGGGGTAACGATCAACTACCGGGTTCACCTGGCTTATGGCACGCCGGATGCGCCGCAATTGGGCGAGGCCCTGGCGGTGACGGTCACCACCGACAATGGCCTGCCGGCAGGCCAGCATGTCATTTTCAATCGTGCAGTGGCGGCCAGTCAGGCGTTCTCCCGAGAGTTTCCCGAACTGGATGCACAGCTGAGTGCCAACAAGAACCTGTCCCTCGACGACTGGCCCGCCGCGCCACGGCAATGGTTGGAGAACGGCTTGCTGGAGGAGATCACCGGTTTCATCGAACGCGCCGCAGACGGTCAATGGGCGCTGGACATTGCGATTTACGAGTATCAGCTGCCGACTATTATCGATGCGGTCAACGCGGCATTCGGGCGAGGCGCCAAGGTTAGGGTGCTGTATCACGCCAAGCCCGGCGATACCGACACCACCATGAATGAAGAGAGCCTGGCCAAGCTTCCCGCCGAAAGCAAACGGGGGCGGGTGACCCACGCGATCTTCCACGACAAGTTCATCGTCCTGAGCAAGGTCGATGGTGGTGGGGAGTATCGGCCAGCGTCGATACTGTGTGGAAGCACCAATTTCACCGACAACGGTGTCTATCGCCAGGCCAACGTGGTGCATGTGCTGGACAATGCCGCTGTGGCCACCCGCTACCTGCAAGTGTTCGAGCAGATCTGGGCCGCGCCGACCGATGTGGGCGCCACCCGTACGTGGTTGACCAAGAACAACCCGATGGACCCGTCGCAGCCATTGTTTGTCGGTTTCTCACCGCGTACCGGCCAGGCCGATCTGCAGCAATTCGTCGAGATCATCAATGCGGCGAAGAAGGACGTTTTGTTCGTCACCGCGTTCGCGCTGCCGGATGAAATTCTCAACGCCTTGCTCGGCCAGCCCCACGACGATGTGCTGCGTTATGGCCTGCAAAACACCGCCAGCCGCATCACCGGTTTTCACGCCGACCGCACGGCCGATTTCGCCGCCACCGCGTTGCTCAACACCGGCATCGAGGGCTGGCTCAAGGAAAGCATGAAAGGCCAGAAGGGCGATCTGCTGGTGCACCTAAAAGCTATCGTCGTCGACTTCACCACCGACGCGCCGACCATTATCAGCGGCAGTCACAACCTGAGCATCAACGCGAGTGAAGGCAACGACGAAAACTTCCTGATCATTCGCGGTGACACCGATCTGGCCGACCGTTACGGGCTGGAATTGCTGCGCTTCTACGAGCATTACCGCTTCCGCTATGCCGCCAAACAAGAGGACCTCAAGCAGGTTCCGCCACTGGCGGTGGATGACAGTTGGACCAATGACTACTACCTGGACGGCGACCTGCGAATGCTCTCGCGGTTGCGTTTTTCCGGGCGGTAA
- a CDS encoding tyrosinase family protein, with amino-acid sequence MANVRRDVWNLGSGWSDALLWYARGVGVLQQRPITDHTSWRFLAAIHGIDVPLWQSAGYLRPNEQLPSQTDQDTYWNQCQHQTWYFLPWHRGYLASFEQIVRKAIVGLGGPSDWALPYWNYNENQQTLNLPACFAETTLPNGEQNPLFVARRFGPTGNGVVVLNEQRINLRPALTDHDFAGGAGGGSPGFGGPVTVFEHYGQVSGQLESQPHNYVHVAVGGQQQGSRVPGLMIDPDTAALDPIFWLHHANIDRLWDVWLQRDRQNHNPLTSAWLNGPPTPGRGFVVPTVSGQPWPFKVSDMLDTRAPKLDYSYEDTSDPLHGTRAFQQRLETLRASPEPLGAAAVKEKSMSAQSPAELLGANDKAIALTGATVETPLQLDQSTSGTLMGNLKSRAFAPAVAEHSLDRVYLNLENIRGNNDAATFDVYVSLPVEGQLSALPDQYVGSISLFGVRKASSPDSQHGGKGVSHVLEITDVFDKLSASGHPILAKLKVRFVPVTDVQAEDNITVGRVSVYRQGD; translated from the coding sequence ATGGCGAATGTACGGCGTGATGTATGGAATCTGGGTTCTGGCTGGAGCGATGCGTTGTTGTGGTATGCGCGCGGTGTCGGAGTCCTGCAGCAAAGGCCAATCACTGATCACACCAGTTGGCGGTTTCTGGCGGCGATTCACGGTATCGACGTTCCGCTTTGGCAAAGCGCCGGTTATCTGCGACCGAATGAGCAGCTGCCGTCCCAGACAGATCAGGACACCTACTGGAACCAGTGCCAGCACCAGACCTGGTACTTTTTGCCGTGGCACCGCGGCTATCTTGCTTCATTCGAACAGATCGTCCGCAAGGCCATCGTCGGTCTCGGAGGGCCAAGTGATTGGGCCCTGCCTTACTGGAACTACAACGAGAACCAGCAGACGCTGAATCTGCCCGCCTGTTTCGCCGAGACCACGTTGCCCAACGGTGAGCAGAATCCCTTGTTTGTGGCTCGCCGGTTTGGCCCGACCGGCAATGGGGTGGTGGTGCTCAACGAGCAGCGGATCAATCTGCGCCCGGCCCTCACCGATCATGATTTCGCCGGTGGTGCCGGTGGTGGCTCTCCAGGCTTCGGTGGTCCGGTCACGGTGTTCGAGCACTATGGCCAGGTCAGCGGTCAGCTCGAGTCGCAACCGCACAACTACGTGCACGTCGCCGTGGGCGGCCAGCAACAGGGCAGCCGGGTACCGGGGTTGATGATCGATCCGGATACCGCCGCTCTGGACCCGATATTCTGGCTGCATCACGCCAACATCGACCGGCTCTGGGATGTGTGGCTGCAGCGCGACCGGCAGAACCACAATCCGCTCACCAGTGCGTGGCTCAATGGTCCGCCGACCCCGGGTCGCGGCTTCGTGGTACCGACGGTCAGCGGCCAGCCGTGGCCGTTCAAGGTGTCTGACATGCTCGATACCCGGGCACCGAAGCTGGACTATAGTTATGAGGATACGTCCGACCCGCTGCACGGTACGCGGGCGTTTCAACAACGCTTGGAAACCCTGCGCGCAAGCCCCGAGCCTCTTGGTGCTGCAGCCGTGAAGGAAAAGTCCATGAGCGCCCAATCACCCGCCGAACTGCTCGGCGCCAACGACAAAGCCATCGCCCTGACCGGCGCTACAGTCGAGACGCCGTTGCAACTCGACCAGAGCACCTCGGGCACGCTGATGGGCAATCTGAAATCCCGGGCCTTTGCCCCCGCGGTTGCGGAGCATTCCCTGGATCGGGTGTACCTCAACCTGGAAAACATCCGCGGAAACAATGACGCGGCGACCTTCGACGTGTACGTCAGCCTGCCGGTCGAGGGACAGTTGTCGGCGCTGCCTGACCAATACGTCGGGTCGATCTCGCTGTTCGGCGTGCGCAAGGCCAGTAGTCCGGACAGCCAGCATGGCGGCAAGGGCGTGAGCCATGTGCTGGAGATCACTGATGTCTTCGACAAGCTCAGTGCCAGCGGCCACCCGATTCTGGCGAAATTGAAAGTGCGCTTTGTGCCGGTAACCGATGTTCAGGCCGAGGACAACATCACGGTCGGTCGCGTGAGTGTCTACCGGCAAGGCGACTGA
- a CDS encoding copper chaperone translates to MGPYLIQVVTRGFLPWLILISLAGWGLLLGSVQMLSIPAFCGAFVPLAYAASWQGIEQVLLFNPPRQLVVSWLLMLLAMTPLLLVHPLTYVWQRSLLRKRWQAVVLFVLGFASVWTLAGLLLMTSVIAARVMFGVSQAMAFVVTLAVCLVWQASPLKQRYLNRCHHQPRISAFGWGFIRDCLAYGVTSGGWCIGSCWALMLLPMLAEQVHLPMMLLAMGWMLLERLQRTQPARWRWPFQLRLFH, encoded by the coding sequence ATGGGGCCATACCTCATCCAGGTCGTGACCCGAGGCTTCCTGCCATGGCTGATCCTGATCAGCCTGGCAGGTTGGGGGCTGCTCCTCGGTTCGGTGCAGATGCTGTCTATCCCGGCGTTCTGCGGAGCCTTCGTGCCTCTTGCTTATGCCGCGAGCTGGCAGGGGATTGAACAGGTGTTGCTGTTCAATCCTCCCCGCCAGTTAGTGGTTTCATGGCTATTGATGTTGCTGGCGATGACCCCCTTGCTGCTGGTCCATCCGCTGACTTATGTGTGGCAGCGCAGTTTGCTGAGGAAGCGCTGGCAGGCGGTGGTGTTGTTTGTGCTGGGTTTCGCCAGCGTCTGGACGCTAGCCGGTCTGTTGCTCATGACCTCAGTAATAGCAGCGCGGGTGATGTTTGGGGTTTCGCAGGCGATGGCGTTTGTCGTCACTCTGGCCGTGTGCCTGGTGTGGCAGGCGTCGCCGCTCAAACAACGGTACCTGAACCGCTGTCATCACCAGCCAAGGATTTCGGCGTTCGGCTGGGGGTTCATCAGGGATTGTCTGGCCTATGGTGTGACCAGCGGTGGTTGGTGCATCGGCTCGTGCTGGGCACTGATGCTGTTGCCGATGCTGGCCGAACAAGTGCACTTGCCCATGATGTTGCTGGCGATGGGCTGGATGCTGCTGGAACGGTTGCAAAGAACCCAACCGGCGCGATGGCGCTGGCCGTTCCAATTGCGGCTGTTTCACTGA
- a CDS encoding DUF4434 family protein, with protein MSRLMLLLCLLLLGSQQVRADERIFYQPLNVDASLSQAQWRQVWQDSAKQGATTVIVQWTAYGDSAFGEANGWLANSLREAQAQGLKLVLGLSMDPAYYQRIDPLDSAGLASYWQAQLGQSLAQQQKLRKDWKLPVSGWYLPLELDDAHFMAADRREHLQRQLQDFASQLDAPLHISAFSAGKLAPQVNANWLGELARSGIQVWWQDGAGTGRLPPLVRNSYASALPCSVGIVREAFRQVSAEGQPFRAEPATPDTTSSGCHPTAVFALRYRPWGRVILDNQHKNKVGDVHSH; from the coding sequence ATGAGCCGACTGATGCTTCTTCTCTGCCTGCTGTTGCTTGGCAGTCAACAGGTCCGCGCTGATGAGCGGATTTTCTACCAGCCGTTGAATGTCGACGCCAGTCTCAGTCAGGCGCAATGGCGACAGGTCTGGCAAGACAGCGCCAAACAAGGCGCGACCACGGTCATCGTGCAGTGGACGGCGTACGGTGATTCAGCCTTTGGCGAAGCCAACGGCTGGCTCGCCAACAGTCTGCGCGAGGCCCAGGCACAGGGGTTGAAACTGGTGCTCGGGCTGTCCATGGACCCGGCGTATTACCAGCGTATCGACCCGCTCGACAGCGCCGGGCTGGCGTCCTACTGGCAAGCGCAACTTGGGCAGTCACTGGCCCAGCAGCAAAAACTGCGCAAGGACTGGAAGCTGCCCGTCAGCGGCTGGTACTTGCCACTGGAACTGGATGACGCGCACTTCATGGCTGCCGACAGGCGCGAGCACCTGCAACGGCAACTCCAGGACTTCGCCAGCCAACTCGACGCGCCGCTGCACATCAGCGCGTTCAGTGCCGGCAAGCTCGCGCCGCAGGTCAATGCGAACTGGCTAGGTGAACTGGCCCGCAGCGGGATTCAGGTCTGGTGGCAGGACGGTGCCGGTACGGGACGCTTGCCGCCGCTGGTACGCAACAGTTACGCCAGCGCTCTGCCTTGCTCCGTCGGTATCGTGCGTGAAGCATTCCGTCAGGTCAGCGCCGAAGGCCAGCCATTTCGCGCTGAACCGGCAACCCCGGACACCACGTCCAGCGGCTGTCATCCGACAGCCGTGTTCGCCTTGCGCTACCGTCCGTGGGGACGGGTGATTCTGGACAATCAACATAAAAACAAGGTTGGCGATGTACACAGCCATTGA
- a CDS encoding NfrA family protein has translation MKPGIRHQLVLASLLLSLSAASWVEAAPLSDFEQFRSFPYMDRSYREAKQGNWSEVERLMRHLLTLVPNNEEARAMLVESLAKQRRYKDAVEALPDTPGNSDTLLELRLTWIEQDPPAASEVERWIANSPANQRVRLWQSYSLSLAKQGGAARAHDWLAHLPAQGNDNVLHLARANWAEQLHDWDDVIQELAPLAERKQLDAEGWQRLANAYVQRLEEQPLQDLLQQAPTPEAARKARLAMVDRAVAMGHLQQAQRWMQSLPASDLADPAQRQRLWELARQTGDTQAVQRLSGELQRPCLETAEWLSRRDPQAALAQLRGCSPNDDPQTWLVLAQRLQATDLLQNQRLPEPWDSKRRERLLDVWQQQGQSDKAMAWLASQPQSADVLKRRAELLQTLGRNGEATTLWEQHYQQTGNLDSLNQATYLAFNNGQRDHAQQLLEDAFDRHGARLPSVVLQRLAGLYGSSSATTPAQQKRMILLLSRVDAATRGQLLGQLAENGQCDAVRQAIGAQPADADEFRALGRCAMPDRPGEAVVYYQNAEKLADRGSRLPLAYALEASGDSTGALRIWRSVPDRELTENARLTASRSALTVGDTDAAERYWQQSRTRGSNEWALGAAIAQAKGNNALALERQRQALQQAPDAGHFYAASVTAQKAGDLPQSTEWLAEAVRRDPKNPRYSADYGMRLAGAETRQERASAIPYLQTATHNFPEDYSLGETLAWRYDDVEDSAAARKELRRIIDLEQNPVAADDDSGSLEARRYRQRRAHETLSRRDSLTLASTWSPAGVSTNNILRPDNTQGTARHPASQNVQVAMWDHALGDEPSRAGSTLSVYGRALLGGAGRSSYAESLGTGLGLRYKPWSTANINLYAEIYTQSAFDTGDSHGLSLGELLNPGQLRDQLNDHRKDGHTNTDYLLRATASFLDQGRFRNDWRVDESDWEERFLYLDAAWWTKAGDHQWLSRFQQGHTWKLPFNSAQTLMPYGFLEFASQDPNNDWRQDLRTGLGLRWQWWFDDDTYNAYRAHLTVRTEYQQSLGGNLYEGGNGVLLGVELNF, from the coding sequence ATGAAGCCGGGAATTCGTCATCAACTGGTGCTCGCTAGCCTGTTGCTGAGCCTGAGCGCTGCCAGTTGGGTAGAAGCGGCGCCGCTGAGCGATTTCGAGCAGTTCCGCAGTTTTCCGTACATGGACCGCAGCTACCGCGAAGCGAAACAAGGTAACTGGAGTGAAGTCGAACGGTTGATGCGCCACCTGCTGACGCTGGTGCCGAACAACGAAGAAGCCCGTGCAATGCTGGTCGAGTCCCTGGCCAAACAGCGTCGATACAAGGACGCAGTAGAGGCCCTGCCAGATACCCCGGGCAACAGTGACACCCTGCTCGAACTGCGCCTGACCTGGATCGAACAGGATCCGCCCGCGGCCAGCGAAGTCGAGCGCTGGATCGCCAACAGCCCTGCGAACCAGCGGGTCCGTCTCTGGCAGTCCTACAGTTTGAGCCTGGCCAAACAGGGTGGCGCGGCCCGTGCCCATGACTGGCTTGCCCACCTGCCCGCCCAGGGCAACGATAATGTCCTGCACCTGGCTCGCGCCAACTGGGCCGAGCAATTGCATGACTGGGACGATGTCATCCAGGAGTTGGCACCCCTGGCAGAGCGTAAGCAACTGGACGCCGAAGGTTGGCAACGACTGGCCAACGCCTATGTGCAACGCCTCGAAGAACAGCCTTTGCAGGACCTGTTGCAACAGGCACCGACCCCGGAGGCGGCACGCAAGGCGCGGCTGGCGATGGTCGACCGGGCGGTTGCCATGGGCCATCTCCAACAGGCTCAACGCTGGATGCAATCACTGCCGGCCAGCGACCTTGCCGATCCGGCCCAGCGCCAACGACTGTGGGAACTGGCACGGCAAACCGGCGACACGCAGGCCGTGCAACGCCTGAGCGGCGAGTTGCAGCGCCCGTGCCTGGAAACCGCAGAATGGCTGTCCCGTCGCGATCCGCAAGCCGCACTCGCCCAATTACGTGGCTGCTCGCCAAACGATGATCCGCAGACCTGGCTGGTTCTCGCGCAACGCCTGCAAGCCACCGACTTGCTACAAAACCAGCGCCTGCCCGAACCTTGGGACAGTAAACGCCGCGAACGCTTGCTCGATGTCTGGCAGCAACAGGGCCAGAGCGACAAAGCCATGGCCTGGCTCGCCAGCCAACCGCAATCCGCCGACGTACTGAAGCGCCGTGCCGAACTGCTCCAGACGCTGGGCCGTAACGGCGAGGCAACAACGCTGTGGGAACAGCATTACCAGCAGACCGGCAACCTCGACTCACTCAATCAAGCCACCTACCTGGCGTTCAACAACGGCCAGCGTGATCACGCGCAGCAATTGCTGGAAGATGCCTTTGACCGCCACGGCGCACGCCTGCCGTCGGTCGTACTGCAACGTCTGGCCGGGCTCTATGGCTCGTCGTCGGCGACAACCCCGGCTCAGCAAAAACGCATGATTTTGTTGTTAAGCCGGGTCGACGCCGCGACGCGCGGCCAATTGCTCGGACAACTGGCAGAGAACGGCCAGTGCGATGCGGTACGCCAGGCGATCGGCGCGCAACCTGCCGATGCCGACGAATTCCGCGCCCTGGGTCGTTGCGCCATGCCAGACCGGCCAGGTGAAGCGGTGGTCTATTACCAGAACGCGGAGAAACTCGCTGATCGCGGCAGCCGCTTGCCGCTGGCCTATGCCCTCGAAGCCTCCGGCGACTCCACCGGCGCCTTGCGCATCTGGCGCAGCGTGCCGGACCGCGAACTCACCGAAAACGCCCGTCTCACTGCCAGCCGCAGCGCATTGACCGTCGGTGACACCGACGCCGCCGAACGCTATTGGCAGCAAAGCCGCACCCGCGGCAGCAACGAATGGGCCCTTGGCGCGGCAATCGCCCAAGCCAAGGGCAATAACGCACTGGCACTTGAGCGTCAGCGCCAGGCATTGCAGCAAGCCCCTGACGCCGGGCATTTCTATGCCGCCTCGGTGACCGCGCAAAAGGCTGGTGATCTGCCGCAAAGCACGGAGTGGCTGGCCGAAGCCGTGCGTCGCGACCCGAAAAACCCGCGCTACAGCGCCGACTACGGCATGCGCCTGGCTGGGGCCGAAACCCGCCAAGAGCGAGCCAGCGCGATTCCCTACCTGCAAACCGCCACCCACAATTTCCCCGAGGACTATAGCCTCGGCGAGACCCTTGCCTGGCGCTACGACGACGTCGAAGACAGCGCTGCGGCCCGCAAGGAACTGCGCCGGATCATCGACCTGGAACAAAATCCGGTGGCCGCTGACGACGACAGCGGCAGCCTCGAAGCTCGCCGTTATCGTCAGCGTCGCGCCCACGAAACCCTCTCCAGACGCGACAGCCTGACCCTCGCCAGCACCTGGTCGCCGGCCGGGGTTTCGACCAACAACATCCTGCGTCCCGACAACACCCAAGGCACTGCTCGCCACCCCGCCTCGCAAAATGTGCAGGTGGCGATGTGGGACCATGCGTTGGGCGATGAGCCAAGCCGCGCCGGCAGCACGCTCTCGGTCTATGGCCGGGCATTGCTGGGCGGCGCTGGTCGCTCCAGTTACGCAGAATCCCTCGGCACGGGGCTGGGCTTGCGCTACAAGCCCTGGAGCACCGCGAACATCAACCTCTACGCCGAGATCTACACACAGAGTGCGTTCGACACCGGTGACAGTCATGGCCTGAGCCTCGGTGAGCTTCTCAATCCCGGGCAGCTGCGGGACCAGCTCAACGACCACCGCAAAGATGGCCACACCAACACCGACTACTTGCTGCGCGCCACCGCCTCGTTCCTCGATCAAGGCCGGTTCCGAAACGACTGGCGGGTCGATGAAAGTGACTGGGAGGAACGTTTTCTTTACCTCGACGCGGCGTGGTGGACCAAGGCCGGTGACCATCAATGGCTGTCGCGCTTCCAGCAAGGGCACACCTGGAAGCTGCCGTTCAACAGCGCGCAAACCCTCATGCCGTATGGCTTCCTTGAGTTCGCCAGTCAGGACCCGAACAACGACTGGCGTCAGGACCTGCGCACCGGTCTCGGTCTGCGCTGGCAATGGTGGTTCGACGACGACACCTACAACGCCTACCGCGCGCACCTGACTGTGCGCACCGAATATCAGCAGTCGCTGGGCGGCAATTTGTATGAAGGTGGCAATGGCGTGCTGTTGGGCGTGGAGTTGAACTTCTGA
- the nfrB gene encoding cyclic di-3',5'-guanylate-activated glycosyltransferase NfrB, whose protein sequence is MSLGFVDFFAYVLFGLKYLAITLALLMFVLGLDDLFIDLVYWSRTLIRRWRIYEKFKRADEKRLYEIPEKPLAIMVPAWHEVGVVGEMARLAASTLDYENYQIFVGTYPNDAETQADVDAVCQHYPNVHKVVCARPGPTSKADCLNNIIDTIFRFESDAKIEFAGFILHDAEDVISPMELRLFNYLLPSKDLIQIPVYPYAPQWNAFTAGHYVDEFAENHGKDVIVREALTGQVPSAGVGTCFSRKAISALLEDGDGIAFDVQSLTEDYDIGFRLKQKGMKCIFARYSVTDPELALEQKWVVGMNRAFSQVICVREHFPRDLQHAIRQKSRWIVGIVFQGTKNLGWSSKGSLNYFLWRDRRGLIAYLLSFMVNLLLLVLVSMWLMTLLSPEAWRFPSILSDSPLLSTLLWLNGLMLLNRLFQRAWFVTRFYGLGQGLLSAPRMMWSNFVNFFANLRALRQVMAMGDSRRVAWDKTTHEFPALAEAQRTPLGHRLVEKGLLTEEQLEAAITNPVRRRLGHELLLRGHINSTQLVETLAEQLDLEWAPLNPFKLDKQLIDRVPRKVATHYGVLPVTEEGTTLVLTSEGPVSQVSLGAISRQLKRPVRCRLAPQGRVTLGIRYWYPSALQNEEVRHMLHVLERHQDDEALLERVGHHQVLLGNLLQVRGMVPATLFNQALIDFDAEHMSLGDHLIERGMITPEILQQALAEQSSEQQAAFRIAREVE, encoded by the coding sequence ATGAGCCTGGGGTTTGTCGATTTTTTTGCCTATGTACTGTTTGGCCTGAAATACCTTGCGATCACCTTGGCCTTGTTGATGTTCGTGCTGGGTCTCGATGATCTGTTCATCGACCTGGTGTACTGGAGCCGCACGCTGATCCGACGCTGGCGGATCTACGAAAAGTTCAAACGTGCCGATGAAAAGCGGCTGTATGAGATCCCCGAAAAGCCCCTGGCGATCATGGTTCCGGCGTGGCACGAAGTCGGCGTGGTCGGTGAAATGGCCCGGCTCGCGGCCTCGACCCTCGACTACGAGAACTACCAGATCTTCGTCGGCACCTACCCCAACGACGCCGAGACCCAGGCCGACGTCGATGCCGTGTGCCAGCACTATCCCAACGTGCACAAAGTGGTCTGCGCCCGCCCCGGCCCGACCAGCAAGGCCGACTGCCTGAACAACATCATCGACACGATTTTTCGCTTTGAAAGCGACGCGAAAATCGAGTTCGCCGGGTTCATCCTGCACGACGCCGAAGACGTGATATCGCCGATGGAGTTGCGCCTCTTCAACTACCTGCTGCCGAGCAAGGACCTGATCCAGATTCCGGTCTATCCCTACGCGCCGCAATGGAACGCCTTCACCGCCGGGCACTATGTCGATGAATTCGCCGAGAACCACGGCAAGGACGTAATCGTGCGCGAGGCGCTGACCGGCCAGGTGCCGAGCGCCGGCGTGGGCACCTGTTTCAGCCGCAAGGCGATCAGCGCCCTGCTGGAAGATGGCGATGGCATCGCCTTCGACGTGCAAAGCCTGACTGAAGACTACGACATTGGGTTTCGCCTCAAGCAAAAGGGCATGAAGTGCATCTTCGCCCGCTACTCGGTCACCGACCCGGAACTGGCGCTGGAGCAGAAGTGGGTCGTGGGTATGAACCGCGCGTTCTCCCAGGTCATCTGTGTCCGAGAACATTTCCCGCGAGATCTGCAACATGCGATCCGGCAAAAATCGCGCTGGATTGTCGGCATCGTCTTCCAGGGCACCAAGAATCTGGGCTGGAGCAGCAAGGGTTCGCTGAACTATTTTCTCTGGCGCGACCGCCGGGGCCTGATCGCCTACCTGCTGAGCTTTATGGTCAACCTGTTGCTTCTGGTATTGGTGAGCATGTGGCTGATGACGCTGCTCTCCCCCGAGGCCTGGCGTTTCCCGTCTATTCTGTCCGACAGTCCATTGCTGTCGACACTGCTCTGGCTCAACGGCCTGATGCTGCTCAACCGGCTGTTCCAGCGCGCCTGGTTCGTGACCCGTTTCTACGGTCTGGGTCAGGGCCTGCTGTCGGCACCACGGATGATGTGGAGCAACTTCGTCAATTTCTTCGCCAACCTGCGCGCCCTGCGCCAGGTCATGGCGATGGGTGATTCACGCCGCGTGGCCTGGGACAAGACCACCCACGAGTTCCCGGCGCTGGCCGAGGCCCAACGCACACCGCTGGGCCATCGACTGGTAGAAAAAGGCCTGCTGACCGAAGAGCAACTGGAAGCCGCGATCACCAACCCGGTGCGCCGCCGCCTCGGCCATGAATTGCTGCTGCGCGGGCACATCAACAGTACCCAACTGGTCGAAACCCTGGCCGAGCAACTGGACCTGGAGTGGGCACCGCTCAATCCGTTCAAGCTTGACAAACAGCTGATCGACCGCGTGCCACGCAAAGTCGCCACCCACTATGGCGTGTTGCCTGTCACCGAAGAAGGTACAACCCTGGTGCTGACCTCCGAAGGTCCGGTCAGTCAGGTTTCGCTGGGCGCCATCAGCCGCCAATTGAAACGCCCGGTTCGCTGCCGTCTGGCGCCGCAGGGCCGAGTCACACTGGGTATCCGCTACTGGTATCCCAGCGCTCTGCAAAACGAGGAAGTCCGTCACATGCTGCACGTGCTTGAGCGTCATCAGGACGATGAAGCCCTGTTGGAACGTGTCGGCCACCACCAGGTATTGCTCGGCAACCTGCTGCAAGTGCGCGGTATGGTCCCGGCAACGCTGTTCAATCAGGCGCTGATTGACTTCGACGCCGAGCACATGTCGCTGGGCGATCACCTGATCGAACGCGGCATGATCACCCCGGAAATTCTGCAGCAGGCGCTGGCCGAACAATCCTCTGAACAGCAAGCGGCTTTCCGCATTGCCCGGGAGGTCGAATGA